The following coding sequences are from one Achromobacter sp. B7 window:
- a CDS encoding DUF3309 domain-containing protein yields the protein MSTILLIILILLLIGAVPAWPHSRSWGYYPSGLLGIVVIVLIVMLLMGRI from the coding sequence ATGTCGACCATCCTGCTGATCATTCTGATCCTGCTGCTTATCGGTGCCGTGCCCGCGTGGCCGCACAGCCGAAGCTGGGGCTATTACCCCAGCGGCCTGCTCGGCATTGTCGTGATCGTGCTGATCGTGATGCTGCTGATGGGACGGATATAA
- a CDS encoding 2-hydroxyacid dehydrogenase: protein MTIPLLILIDSVQDYLPEIQARGFQPVYAPTAQTRADAIAQHGQDIRVVLTRGATGLKADEMAVMPKLELVCSLGVGYENIDLAAAHARGIIVTNGPGANAVSVADHAMALLLGVARHLPQADAWVRQGHWSGFMGPQVTGKRLGILGLGTIGLEIARRGANGFGMQVGYFNRRARPETGYTYFDNPRDLAAASDFLVIATPGGAGTRHLVDAQVLQALGPNGYLINIARGSVVDTDALISALSDGGIAGAGLDVVDGEPQVPQALLKLGNVVLTPHSAGRSPEAVAATVALFLKNATAHFAGQPVLTPVLDAHAQAA, encoded by the coding sequence ATGACCATCCCCTTGCTGATTTTGATCGACAGCGTGCAGGACTACCTGCCCGAGATCCAGGCGCGCGGCTTCCAGCCCGTCTATGCCCCCACCGCGCAGACGCGCGCTGACGCCATCGCCCAACACGGCCAGGACATCCGCGTCGTTCTGACGCGCGGCGCCACGGGTTTGAAGGCCGACGAAATGGCGGTCATGCCCAAGCTGGAACTCGTCTGTTCGCTGGGCGTCGGTTATGAAAATATCGACCTGGCCGCTGCCCATGCGCGCGGCATCATCGTGACCAACGGCCCTGGCGCCAACGCCGTGTCGGTGGCCGACCATGCCATGGCGCTGCTGCTGGGCGTGGCGCGCCATCTGCCGCAGGCGGACGCCTGGGTGCGGCAAGGCCACTGGAGCGGCTTCATGGGGCCGCAAGTAACGGGCAAGCGCCTGGGCATTCTGGGCTTGGGCACCATCGGCCTGGAAATTGCGCGGCGCGGCGCAAACGGTTTCGGGATGCAGGTCGGCTATTTCAACCGGCGCGCGCGTCCTGAAACGGGCTACACCTATTTCGATAACCCGCGCGACCTTGCCGCGGCGTCCGACTTCCTGGTCATCGCCACGCCCGGCGGCGCGGGCACACGGCACCTGGTGGACGCGCAAGTGCTGCAAGCCCTGGGGCCGAACGGCTACCTGATCAACATCGCGCGGGGCAGCGTCGTGGACACGGACGCGCTGATCTCGGCGCTGTCCGACGGCGGTATCGCGGGCGCGGGGCTGGACGTGGTGGACGGCGAGCCGCAGGTCCCGCAGGCCCTGCTCAAGCTGGGCAACGTGGTGCTGACGCCGCACAGCGCCGGGCGGTCGCCCGAAGCGGTCGCGGCAACCGTGGCGCTGTTCCTGAAAAACGCCACGGCGCACTTTGCCGGTCAGCCCGTGCTGACGCCCGTCCTGGACGCACACGCCCAGGCGGCCTGA
- a CDS encoding universal stress protein, translating into MYRRISVHLDHGFDCKRRTDLALSLARRHQAELVGIYASAAPPQYYYGESVLMSRTLDVMKQLQAQNRDAVESAFLASAAASDIAAVVRAGDAAPSATVALHARTSDLVIVSQFNPDDIEAAHETEFVEQMLLTTGRPVLVLPSSGEFNAVGNRVLVCWDGSREAARALADATPVLRQAASLVMLTMEEGTAPSKAGVVDFNDVATYCVAHGMPAPSHVRRDIKGVGVGSTILNAAADHSADLIVMGAYGHSKFRQWAMGGATASILKSMTVPIMFSH; encoded by the coding sequence ATGTACCGCCGCATTTCTGTACACCTGGACCACGGCTTCGACTGCAAACGCCGCACCGACCTGGCGCTGTCGCTGGCGCGCCGCCACCAGGCGGAGCTGGTGGGCATTTACGCCAGCGCCGCGCCGCCGCAGTATTACTACGGCGAATCCGTGCTGATGTCTCGCACGCTGGACGTCATGAAGCAATTGCAGGCGCAGAATCGCGACGCAGTGGAAAGCGCGTTCTTGGCCAGCGCTGCCGCATCCGATATTGCCGCCGTCGTCCGCGCGGGCGATGCCGCGCCCAGCGCCACCGTCGCGCTGCATGCGCGCACCAGCGACCTGGTCATCGTCAGCCAATTCAACCCTGACGATATCGAAGCCGCGCACGAAACCGAATTCGTCGAACAGATGTTGCTGACCACGGGGCGGCCCGTGCTGGTGCTGCCCTCAAGTGGCGAATTCAACGCCGTCGGCAACCGCGTGCTGGTTTGCTGGGATGGCAGCCGCGAAGCGGCCCGCGCCTTGGCCGACGCCACGCCCGTCTTGCGCCAAGCCGCAAGCCTGGTGATGTTGACCATGGAAGAAGGCACGGCGCCGTCCAAAGCCGGCGTGGTCGATTTCAACGACGTGGCCACGTACTGCGTGGCGCACGGCATGCCGGCACCTAGCCACGTGCGCCGCGATATCAAGGGCGTGGGCGTGGGCAGCACCATCCTGAACGCCGCCGCCGACCACAGCGCCGACCTGATCGTGATGGGCGCCTACGGCCACAGCAAGTTCCGCCAATGGGCCATGGGCGGCGCCACCGCGTCCATCCTCAAGAGCATGACCGTGCCGATCATGTTCTCGCACTGA
- a CDS encoding FUSC family protein, giving the protein MTKLLSRWRASLRHVLWLDALQAAAISAAPVILAVLAHEPRLGWTAIAAFWACFGDPGGPLRQRAGSMLALGLVGALFCFLASASAGHLWLLLPLTFLCCTLGGLLRVLGPAAAIVGTLLSAGFVVAAELPAPTLAESLSYTLFFLVGAVWAILMTALVWRRRPWKDATHAVAHCYRGLADFADALARMYSGLTPAGGPQAWTAVTKPQRSAQRAALEAARVRIREVQDARPSRRARAHQLMYLLDSAEDSFIALVAAADLLESNAPRWLGRSAGAHLSHALHRYASVCNAIASTSDVSDAKQAECLRERLAHFAAGLHDLRGGAMAYAPDLASVVPVLDRMLHTAQSVMQAMFDQGDAPTAPVSSPGMGSRARQALRTLRQNIGVESDAFRHACRVGVGATIAVALSKTFAVNHGYWMSLTLVFILQPYFATTWQRTVERVIGSVAGAIGASLLGLLLSTPLSVALAVLPIALGTFAARTIHYALFTFFLTSQFVLVSHIQQPEIYEPMLAALRAFNSVLGGVLALLVGVLVWPEKEPRQLADALTRALERHAAYALALLRQKSNAPSAPTQADIVGLRRLACLSADNAEASLQRLQQNPVHRDRKVDTAVNLLNAMRRITAAGTVLEIQPALPADAPAAASALQDYARVLAHALHPQDEAPGVSARQFAVPAAVTAADPALAGPLDRIAQQARQVRQLRDRIEKESTA; this is encoded by the coding sequence GTGACAAAACTGCTTTCCCGTTGGCGCGCCTCGCTGCGCCACGTCCTGTGGCTGGACGCCCTGCAAGCCGCCGCGATCAGCGCGGCCCCCGTCATTCTTGCCGTGCTGGCGCATGAGCCCCGCCTGGGCTGGACGGCCATCGCGGCGTTCTGGGCCTGCTTTGGCGACCCCGGCGGGCCGCTACGCCAGCGCGCCGGCTCGATGCTCGCCCTGGGGTTGGTCGGCGCCCTGTTCTGCTTTCTGGCCAGCGCCAGCGCGGGGCACCTGTGGCTGCTGCTGCCCCTGACTTTCCTGTGCTGCACCCTCGGGGGACTCTTGCGGGTGCTGGGGCCCGCCGCCGCCATCGTCGGCACATTGTTGTCGGCCGGATTCGTGGTCGCCGCCGAACTGCCCGCGCCCACGCTGGCCGAAAGCCTGTCGTACACCCTGTTCTTCCTGGTTGGCGCCGTCTGGGCAATTTTGATGACCGCCCTGGTATGGCGGCGCCGTCCCTGGAAAGACGCGACGCACGCCGTGGCCCATTGCTATCGCGGGCTGGCCGACTTTGCCGATGCCCTGGCGCGCATGTATTCCGGCCTGACGCCCGCCGGCGGTCCGCAAGCCTGGACGGCCGTTACCAAGCCGCAACGCAGCGCGCAACGCGCTGCCCTGGAGGCGGCCCGCGTGCGCATCCGCGAAGTGCAGGACGCCCGGCCGTCGCGCCGTGCCCGCGCGCATCAACTGATGTATCTGCTGGACAGTGCCGAAGACAGCTTCATTGCGCTGGTGGCCGCGGCCGACCTGCTGGAGTCGAACGCACCGCGCTGGCTGGGGCGCAGCGCGGGCGCGCACCTGTCGCATGCCCTGCACCGCTACGCCAGCGTATGCAACGCCATCGCCAGCACCTCCGACGTCAGCGACGCCAAGCAGGCCGAATGCCTGCGCGAACGCCTGGCGCATTTCGCGGCGGGCTTGCATGACCTGCGGGGCGGCGCCATGGCGTACGCGCCGGATCTGGCGTCCGTCGTCCCGGTGCTGGACCGCATGCTGCACACGGCCCAGTCCGTCATGCAGGCCATGTTCGACCAGGGCGATGCGCCCACCGCGCCTGTCTCGTCGCCCGGCATGGGCAGCCGGGCACGCCAGGCCCTGCGTACGCTGCGCCAGAACATCGGCGTGGAATCAGACGCCTTTCGCCACGCCTGCCGCGTGGGCGTGGGCGCCACCATCGCGGTGGCCCTGTCCAAGACGTTTGCGGTGAATCACGGCTATTGGATGTCGTTGACGCTGGTTTTCATCCTGCAACCCTATTTCGCCACGACCTGGCAGCGCACGGTGGAACGGGTGATTGGCAGCGTGGCCGGCGCCATCGGCGCGTCGCTGCTGGGCTTGCTGCTTAGCACGCCGCTGTCCGTGGCCTTGGCCGTGCTGCCGATTGCGCTGGGCACGTTCGCCGCCCGCACCATCCATTACGCGCTGTTCACCTTCTTTTTGACGTCGCAGTTCGTTCTGGTCAGCCATATCCAGCAGCCGGAAATCTACGAACCCATGCTGGCCGCGCTACGTGCGTTCAACAGCGTGTTGGGTGGCGTGCTGGCGCTGCTGGTGGGTGTTTTGGTGTGGCCGGAAAAAGAGCCGCGCCAGTTGGCCGATGCGCTGACGCGCGCGCTGGAGCGGCATGCGGCCTACGCGCTGGCGCTGCTGCGCCAAAAGAGCAACGCGCCGTCCGCGCCCACCCAGGCGGATATCGTGGGGCTGCGGCGCCTGGCGTGCCTGTCTGCTGACAACGCCGAAGCGTCGTTGCAGCGCTTGCAACAAAACCCGGTGCACCGAGACCGCAAGGTCGACACCGCCGTGAACCTGTTGAACGCCATGCGCCGCATCACCGCCGCCGGCACCGTGTTGGAAATCCAGCCCGCCCTGCCGGCCGACGCGCCGGCGGCTGCCTCGGCGCTGCAAGACTACGCGCGCGTCCTGGCGCACGCCTTGCACCCGCAGGATGAGGCGCCGGGCGTTAGCGCCCGCCAGTTCGCGGTGCCCGCCGCAGTCACGGCGGCAGACCCCGCGCTGGCCGGCCCGCTGGACCGCATTGCGCAACAAGCGCGCCAGGTGCGCCAACTGCGCGATCGCATCGAAAAGGAATCAACGGCGTGA
- a CDS encoding EAL domain-containing protein, whose amino-acid sequence MTPNHEASTGSVVSDEEIAAMIAGKDGLRVLLQPQVDLLTGKIVSAEALARWQHPRLGVVMPAEFIPGVNRMGLDKQLFERVCLRVIDVLLTMRRMGVAVPVAINAPATTLSDERCVDFLLNRIQAAELPASLVRVELTEDQPIKELDVLRASLMKLEDAGCEVSLDDFGTGHASLKLLSAIPLSEVKIDQYFVTRMRRSAVAFEVLRTAAELATRMGWRVVAEGVENVADIPALRAAGCRYGQGFALGRPMVLDELMVRLRTQRDGISPLAASASYASSWIEAFDGADAEPSSRARVTTQ is encoded by the coding sequence ATGACACCGAATCACGAGGCTTCCACAGGCTCGGTGGTCAGCGATGAGGAAATCGCGGCCATGATTGCGGGTAAGGACGGGCTGCGCGTGCTGTTGCAGCCCCAGGTGGATCTGCTGACCGGCAAGATCGTGTCGGCAGAGGCGCTGGCGCGATGGCAACACCCGCGGCTGGGCGTCGTCATGCCCGCCGAATTCATCCCCGGCGTCAATCGCATGGGCCTGGACAAGCAGTTGTTCGAACGCGTGTGCCTGCGCGTCATCGATGTGCTGCTGACCATGCGCAGAATGGGCGTTGCCGTGCCCGTGGCGATCAACGCGCCGGCCACGACCTTGTCGGACGAGCGCTGCGTGGACTTTCTGCTTAACCGCATCCAGGCCGCCGAGTTGCCGGCCTCGCTGGTGCGCGTGGAGCTTACCGAAGACCAGCCCATCAAAGAACTGGACGTGCTGCGCGCGTCGTTGATGAAGCTTGAGGACGCCGGTTGCGAAGTCAGCCTGGATGACTTTGGCACCGGCCATGCGTCGCTGAAGCTGCTGTCTGCAATCCCCTTGTCCGAAGTCAAGATCGATCAATATTTCGTGACCCGCATGCGCCGCAGCGCGGTGGCCTTTGAAGTGCTGCGCACCGCCGCCGAGCTTGCCACGCGCATGGGCTGGCGCGTGGTGGCCGAAGGCGTCGAGAACGTGGCCGACATCCCGGCCTTGCGCGCGGCGGGTTGCCGCTATGGACAGGGCTTTGCGCTGGGCCGCCCCATGGTGTTGGACGAGCTGATGGTGCGCCTGCGCACCCAGCGCGACGGGATATCCCCGCTGGCCGCCTCCGCCAGCTACGCCTCTTCGTGGATCGAAGCCTTCGACGGCGCCGACGCCGAGCCTTCCTCGCGCGCGCGCGTCACCACCCAGTAA
- a CDS encoding DUF748 domain-containing protein — translation MSIPAPAPRRRSALGTTLAVLLMLVALVAILAFAATRMVEQRIYSLLGPRSQVGDISVGLRQVVLTDVVVPGAAGQNKASATRVTLEPEWTAFLRHEAVFHTVLVEGFDFAVVRSGDDMQIAPALQTALHSGESRTRGPVPIRIADLVLRDGRLDFLDAVVSKPPHRIAFKNVQARLNPIAIPGDGSHSDLEFSGAVQDNRNGESTVRAQGWVALGSTDSNMKVAVRNMDIRHAAPYLSENGAGTLAAGAMDLDMTTAIDKRDLRASGTVALRDLKFTGDGSVFSLPRKAVLAAMKDKTGALRFEFALRGSLDNPKFSVARGFAAQVARGFGRAIGVGAEGAAEGVTGAVKELGDALSDLLSP, via the coding sequence ATGAGCATTCCCGCCCCAGCTCCGCGCCGGCGTTCGGCCCTGGGCACCACGCTGGCCGTGCTGCTGATGCTTGTCGCCCTGGTGGCGATACTGGCGTTTGCCGCGACGCGCATGGTCGAGCAGCGCATCTACAGTCTGTTGGGGCCGCGCAGCCAGGTGGGCGACATCAGCGTGGGCTTGCGGCAAGTGGTGTTGACAGACGTGGTGGTGCCGGGTGCGGCCGGCCAGAACAAGGCCAGCGCCACGCGCGTGACGCTGGAACCGGAATGGACGGCTTTTCTGCGCCACGAAGCCGTGTTCCACACCGTGCTGGTTGAAGGCTTTGACTTTGCGGTGGTGCGCAGCGGCGACGATATGCAGATTGCGCCGGCCTTGCAGACCGCATTGCATTCGGGCGAAAGCCGCACGCGCGGACCCGTGCCGATCCGCATCGCGGACCTGGTGCTGCGCGACGGGCGCCTGGATTTCCTGGATGCGGTCGTGTCCAAACCGCCGCATCGCATCGCGTTCAAGAACGTTCAGGCGCGCTTGAACCCGATCGCCATCCCGGGCGACGGGTCGCATAGCGACCTGGAATTCAGCGGGGCGGTGCAAGACAACCGCAACGGCGAATCCACCGTGCGCGCGCAAGGTTGGGTGGCCTTGGGCAGCACGGATTCCAACATGAAAGTGGCGGTGCGCAATATGGACATCCGCCATGCCGCGCCCTACCTGTCCGAGAACGGGGCGGGCACGCTGGCCGCCGGCGCGATGGACCTGGACATGACCACCGCCATCGACAAGCGTGACCTGCGCGCGTCCGGCACGGTGGCGCTGCGCGACCTGAAGTTCACGGGCGACGGGTCGGTATTTTCCCTGCCGCGCAAGGCCGTGCTGGCCGCCATGAAAGACAAGACGGGCGCGTTGCGGTTTGAATTCGCGCTACGCGGCAGCCTGGACAATCCGAAGTTCTCGGTCGCGCGAGGGTTTGCCGCGCAAGTGGCGCGCGGGTTCGGCCGGGCGATCGGCGTGGGCGCGGAAGGCGCCGCCGAAGGCGTAACGGGCGCCGTCAAGGAACTGGGCGACGCCTTGTCGGATCTGCTTAGCCCTTAA
- a CDS encoding SulP family inorganic anion transporter, which yields MFSFSTLRRDWLSNPRADILAGVLVALALIPEAIGFSIIAGVDPSVGLYASFSIALVIAFAGGRPAMISAATAAIAVLVVPLVRDHGIAYLFAASVLMGVLQIVAGLLRLDLLMQYVSRSVVTGFVNALAILIFMAQLPQLTHVTWVAYAMVAASLAIIYVLPRFTKVIPSPLVAIIAMTAVSIYLGLDVNTVGDMGKLPSALPSFALPDVPFTLDTLRIILPYSLTMAAVGLLESMMTAQIVDDMTDTSSDKRRECKGQGMANIVTGFLGGMGGCAMIGQSVINVRSGGRTRLSTFVAATFLLFLIVVLGPLVARIPMPALVAVMIMVSIGTFNWRSLRNLTSHPWQSSVVMLATVLVVVWTHDLARGVLTGVVLSGLFFAGKVKGLLTVTSQRADDRAARVYRYQGQVFFASTGRFADAIDFNDDAPAVVIDLSGAHFWDISAVDALEKTVAKLRRAGKTVEVIGLNEASATMVGKYASPAPGSH from the coding sequence ATGTTTTCGTTTTCCACGCTGCGCCGCGATTGGCTGTCCAATCCCCGCGCCGATATTCTTGCGGGCGTGCTCGTTGCGCTGGCACTGATCCCCGAGGCCATCGGCTTTTCCATCATTGCCGGCGTTGATCCCAGCGTGGGCTTGTACGCGTCGTTCTCGATCGCGTTGGTCATCGCCTTTGCCGGCGGTCGCCCCGCCATGATCTCGGCCGCCACCGCGGCCATCGCCGTGCTGGTCGTGCCGCTGGTGCGCGACCATGGCATCGCGTATCTGTTCGCGGCCTCGGTGCTGATGGGCGTGTTGCAGATCGTGGCGGGCCTGTTGCGCCTGGACCTGCTGATGCAGTACGTGTCGCGTTCGGTAGTCACCGGCTTCGTCAACGCGCTGGCCATCCTGATCTTCATGGCGCAGCTGCCGCAGCTGACCCACGTGACGTGGGTGGCGTATGCGATGGTGGCGGCGTCCCTGGCAATCATCTATGTGCTGCCGCGATTCACCAAGGTGATACCTTCGCCGCTGGTGGCCATCATCGCCATGACCGCGGTGTCCATCTATCTGGGGCTGGACGTCAACACGGTGGGCGACATGGGCAAGCTGCCTTCCGCCCTGCCCTCGTTCGCGCTGCCGGACGTGCCGTTCACGCTGGACACGCTGCGCATCATCCTGCCGTATTCGCTGACGATGGCGGCCGTGGGCTTGCTGGAATCGATGATGACCGCCCAGATCGTGGACGACATGACCGACACGTCCAGCGACAAGCGCCGCGAATGCAAGGGCCAGGGCATGGCCAACATCGTTACGGGCTTTCTGGGCGGCATGGGCGGCTGCGCGATGATCGGGCAGTCGGTCATCAACGTGCGTTCCGGCGGACGCACCCGTTTGTCCACCTTTGTGGCGGCAACGTTCCTGCTGTTTTTGATTGTGGTGCTGGGCCCGCTGGTGGCGCGCATTCCCATGCCGGCGCTGGTGGCGGTGATGATCATGGTGTCCATCGGTACGTTCAACTGGCGCTCGCTGCGCAACCTGACATCGCATCCCTGGCAATCGTCCGTGGTCATGCTGGCCACCGTTCTGGTGGTGGTGTGGACGCACGACCTGGCGCGCGGCGTGTTGACCGGCGTGGTGTTGAGCGGGCTGTTCTTCGCCGGCAAGGTCAAGGGCCTGCTGACGGTGACGTCACAGCGGGCAGACGACCGCGCCGCCCGCGTCTATCGCTACCAGGGCCAGGTGTTCTTTGCGTCGACGGGCCGGTTTGCCGATGCCATCGATTTCAACGATGACGCCCCGGCCGTCGTCATTGACCTTAGCGGCGCGCACTTCTGGGACATCTCAGCCGTGGATGCGCTGGAAAAAACCGTGGCCAAATTGCGGCGCGCGGGCAAGACGGTCGAGGTGATCGGCCTGAACGAGGCCAGCGCCACGATGGTCGGCAAGTACGCATCGCCGGCCCCGGGCTCGCACTGA
- a CDS encoding c-type cytochrome, with product MIEHRKGISIAVLLIVAPPLVTLIATAHQMIGTGGDGLIRARAVTASAPPATQAPASAPAASGAPGATPGATPGATPGTAPGTAPAPTAAAAPPKPPAPVPGRSALDFSASRPAWETFLRDADPAAGKQLAANGKPAAGVQACVACHGQAGITPSGGIFPNLAGLSSEYLAKQLADFRSGARVQPLMNTVARALSEQEIGQVAAYYGTLAGPPMHVGEFGGDAARKLDVQGDGARALPACANCHGLRGMGEGPLIPRLAGQSREYFTDQMNAFRSGSRQNDDVGVMRAFSQRLTDAEIQALAAYYAGPAPQQR from the coding sequence ATGATTGAACATCGCAAAGGCATCTCTATCGCCGTGCTGCTGATCGTGGCGCCACCGCTGGTCACGCTGATCGCCACGGCCCACCAGATGATCGGCACCGGCGGCGACGGGCTGATCCGGGCCCGGGCCGTGACGGCATCGGCACCACCCGCCACGCAGGCGCCCGCCAGCGCACCGGCCGCCTCGGGCGCACCGGGCGCCACACCGGGCGCCACACCGGGCGCCACACCGGGCACAGCACCCGGCACGGCACCCGCGCCCACGGCCGCGGCCGCCCCGCCCAAGCCCCCGGCGCCCGTGCCAGGACGCAGCGCGCTGGACTTCAGCGCATCGCGCCCCGCATGGGAAACCTTTCTGCGCGATGCCGACCCGGCGGCCGGCAAGCAATTGGCGGCCAACGGCAAACCCGCCGCCGGTGTGCAAGCCTGCGTGGCCTGTCACGGCCAAGCCGGCATCACGCCGTCGGGCGGTATCTTTCCCAACCTGGCGGGCTTAAGCAGCGAATACCTGGCCAAGCAACTGGCCGATTTCCGCAGCGGCGCGCGAGTACAGCCCTTGATGAATACCGTGGCGCGCGCGTTGTCCGAGCAGGAAATCGGCCAGGTGGCAGCGTACTACGGCACGCTGGCCGGGCCGCCCATGCACGTGGGCGAGTTTGGCGGTGACGCCGCCCGCAAGCTGGACGTGCAAGGCGACGGCGCACGCGCCTTGCCCGCCTGCGCCAATTGCCACGGCCTGCGCGGCATGGGCGAAGGGCCGCTGATACCCAGGCTTGCCGGCCAATCGCGCGAGTACTTCACCGACCAGATGAACGCGTTTCGCAGCGGCTCGCGCCAAAACGATGACGTCGGGGTGATGCGCGCCTTTTCGCAACGCCTGACCGACGCCGAGATACAGGCGTTGGCGGCCTACTACGCGGGGCCGGCGCCTCAGCAACGGTAA
- a CDS encoding GMC family oxidoreductase, with amino-acid sequence MAKTLPPVDVAIIGGGWTGSIIGKELAAAKQKVVVLERGQARWPSPDFQGPNVHDELKYTRRHELHQDAATETFTFRNNTDQKALPMRRWQFAYPGTHLGGAGNHWSGAYYRFDPTDFRIRSHYTERYGANIFDKELTCQDWPVSYDELEPYFDRYDYLIGASGQAGNIKGQKQEGGNPFEPWRSRPYPNPPMKVPYAPALFGEAARGLGYHPYVQPSALCTRPYVNSEGLHMSACVYCGFCSNFGCEHFAKASPQVCILPVALKMENFEIRTGAHVLRVELTPDKKRARGVTYVDAAGEEVFQPAEIVVLCAFGINNVRLLLLSGIGKPYDPVTDTGVVGRNYTHQTTSGVNLFFDEATNINPFMGAGAVAVTMDDFSADNFDHGPHGFVGGGYLQIQVVSGAPIGYHPTPKGTPAWGADWKKAVKRYYNHSASITITGSAQPWRGGYLSLDPTYKDAWGLPLLRVTYDFPDNDIRMSAFLTGKGDEIGKAMKGVVRTEPGPRKRPFSATAYQSTHLTGGAAMGDNPETSVVNRYGQSWDVPNVFVTGAALFPQNSGYNPTGTVGATAYWIVEKIKADYLRSPGRLV; translated from the coding sequence ATGGCTAAAACATTACCTCCCGTGGACGTCGCCATCATCGGCGGCGGCTGGACGGGGTCGATCATCGGCAAGGAACTGGCCGCCGCAAAACAAAAAGTGGTGGTGCTGGAACGGGGGCAGGCACGCTGGCCGTCGCCGGACTTCCAGGGGCCCAACGTCCACGATGAACTGAAGTACACGCGCCGCCACGAACTGCACCAGGACGCGGCCACCGAAACCTTCACGTTCCGCAATAACACCGACCAGAAGGCCCTGCCGATGCGGCGCTGGCAATTCGCCTACCCGGGCACGCACCTGGGCGGCGCGGGCAACCACTGGTCGGGCGCGTACTACCGCTTCGACCCCACCGACTTCCGCATCCGCAGCCACTACACCGAACGGTATGGCGCAAACATCTTCGACAAGGAACTGACCTGCCAGGACTGGCCGGTCAGCTACGACGAGCTGGAACCGTACTTCGACCGCTACGACTACCTGATCGGTGCGTCGGGTCAGGCGGGCAACATCAAGGGCCAGAAGCAGGAAGGCGGCAACCCCTTCGAACCGTGGCGCTCGCGCCCCTACCCCAACCCGCCGATGAAAGTGCCCTACGCCCCGGCCTTGTTCGGCGAAGCGGCGCGGGGGCTGGGCTATCACCCCTACGTGCAACCCTCGGCGCTCTGTACCCGCCCCTATGTCAATTCCGAAGGGCTGCACATGAGCGCGTGCGTGTATTGCGGCTTCTGTTCCAACTTCGGCTGTGAACATTTCGCCAAGGCCTCGCCCCAGGTGTGCATCCTGCCCGTGGCGCTGAAGATGGAGAACTTTGAAATCCGCACCGGCGCGCACGTGCTGCGCGTAGAGCTCACGCCCGACAAAAAGCGCGCGCGCGGCGTGACCTATGTAGACGCGGCGGGTGAAGAAGTGTTCCAGCCCGCCGAAATCGTGGTCCTGTGCGCGTTCGGCATCAATAACGTGCGGCTGTTGCTGTTGTCCGGCATCGGCAAACCGTACGACCCGGTCACCGACACCGGCGTGGTCGGCCGCAACTACACGCACCAGACCACGTCGGGCGTGAACCTGTTTTTTGACGAAGCCACCAACATCAACCCCTTCATGGGCGCGGGCGCGGTGGCCGTCACCATGGACGACTTCAGCGCCGACAATTTCGACCACGGCCCGCACGGGTTCGTGGGCGGCGGCTACTTGCAGATCCAGGTGGTCAGCGGCGCGCCCATCGGCTACCACCCCACGCCCAAGGGCACGCCGGCCTGGGGCGCCGACTGGAAGAAGGCCGTCAAGCGCTACTACAACCATTCCGCCTCCATCACCATCACCGGCTCCGCCCAACCCTGGCGCGGCGGCTACCTCAGCCTGGACCCCACCTACAAAGACGCCTGGGGCCTGCCGCTGTTGCGCGTCACGTACGATTTTCCGGACAACGACATCCGCATGTCGGCATTCCTGACGGGCAAGGGGGATGAAATCGGGAAGGCCATGAAGGGCGTCGTGCGCACCGAACCGGGTCCGCGCAAGCGTCCGTTCTCGGCCACCGCCTACCAGTCCACCCACCTGACCGGCGGCGCGGCCATGGGCGACAACCCGGAAACCAGCGTGGTCAACCGCTACGGGCAAAGCTGGGACGTGCCCAATGTGTTCGTGACCGGCGCGGCGCTGTTTCCGCAGAACTCGGGCTACAACCCGACGGGCACCGTGGGCGCCACCGCCTACTGGATCGTGGAAAAAATCAAGGCGGACTATCTGCGTTCGCCGGGACGGCTGGTGTGA